CCTACCACATCGTTTCACTTTCACAACATAAAGAAAGACTTCCCGAGAAATCGGCAGATGGACAAGCTGGGCCACCTGATGACTTCCTATGCCGCTAGTGATTTTGCTTCGAAAGCCTATCGATGGGCAGGATTTTCTGTCAAGGAATCAGTTCTTTATGGCTCGCTCACAGGCTGGCTTTGGATTTTGCAGATAGAACTGGCCGATGGCTTTTTCGAACGATGGGGCTTCAGCTGGGTTGACCTTTGCGCGAATACCATAGGTGCCGGATTCTCAGCGATCCGGCAACTCTATCCGAATACGTTCAGAGGTATTCAACTGAAAATTAGCTACCATCAATCCATAGCATTTAAGGAAAAACTATATAACCCGTTGGATCAAAACATGATCAATGACTATGAAGGCATGACTTTCTGGTTGACGTTCAATTTATATGATTGCGCCCCACAAGCTATAAAGAGCCGCTTCCCAAGCTGGCTGGCACCAATCGGCGTGGCTGTTGGTCACAGTGCTAAAGGCATCGTTGCAGATAGATTGGGCGGTAAACGGGAGATTTTCATCGGACTGAACATCGATCTTCGAAAAATCAATATCGGCGATAGCAGTAATAACAGACTGCTGAATTTTCTCAAAAGCGAATTGGATCTCATTCGACTCCCGCTACCAGCAATCCGCATTAGCGGAAATGATAGGTGGTATGGAATCTACTTTTAAGTTGAAGGACAAACGCACTTTCGCTGCCTTGATCTCAATATGGTTCAATTTTGCTTTTTCATTTAGAACAGATGACCCACAATCGGCAGGGGAGTAATAACATATTAGGCTGCGCACTCACCTCTCTGCACTATTTCTCCTTATCCGCCCGCTGGCGGACAAAAAATCCCCACCTCCGGAGGGAAGCGAGGATTTTTTATCAGTAGCGGGGTTTATCCCGCGTAGTCTCTGTTGCGGGGCTTATCCTGCGCTGCAACGCGTAGCACGGTCGGGTCAGGGCGTTTGCTCATGCAGCTCCCGGAGCCACTCTTCCAGAATATCCAGGTAAACCGGCGCGTAGTTCTGCCACCCTCTGCGCGACCGCTGCTCCCGTTCCCTCAGGCTGCCGGTCTCCGAGATGATCAGGTTATGGTCCACCCTGGGGATCAGTTCTACCCGGTAATGGGGATTCCCGGCGCGCTCCAGGGCCGCCCGATAGGCCCGGGCACCCTGGATCGGGTCGGCCTGGGTGTCCTTCCCGCCGAAAAAGGCCAGGACCGGAATGGTGGTGCGCTCGATGACCGTCATCGGATCCCAGAAGTAATCACCCTCGAAATTGGGGTGGTGCCATTGCTCTTCCGTTGCGACCAGCAGGTTGAGGCCCAGCCCCTCCAGGAACGGGTAGCCGGCCAGCTGCTCTTTATACCGCACGTAGGTTTCGTAGTCGTCTGCTCTTTCGATCTCTGCGAGCAGATACTCGATCTGGGTGGCCTCTTCTTCTGAAGCCCCCGCACACAAGGCCTGGGCCGCGAAGAGATAGGCGCCCTGTTCCGCTCCGGGCTCACCCGGACAGGATACTGCGATCATAAAGGCAATGTCTTCGCTCCTCTCCAGGACCCGGGGCATCACGTAGCCCGCCTGGCTGATCCCCCATAGGCCGATCCGTTGGGTATCGATGTCGGGACGCTCCTTGAGAAACTCCACCGCATCCAGGACGATCTGTGCTCGCTGCTCAAGCAGCCGGCTGCGGTCGATCTTGCCGCTGGATTCACCCGTACCCGGCTTGTCCCAGGCAAAGGCAGCGTAACCGACAGCCAGCATGCGATCCATGATCGGCGGATACGTCACCCCCGAAGTACGGTTATTCGGCCCGTCACCGTGCACGAATACCACTACCGGATGCGGCCCCGGTCCCGGCGGCAACCTCAGGTCACCCACCACCCGAAAGCGGCCAGACTGGAATGCCAGTTCCTCGGTGCTGAACTGCAGGCTGCAACTGAAAATGAGTAGCAGGGGCAGCAAATAAGCTATCAGTTGGACGCTTCTCATCATCGCTCCTTTCGGGAAGTCTAATGTTAAATCGATAGGTCCAGGCCTACCGGCTTCGGGGATCAGTCCCCCTACCCGCGGTCCCTGATGCCAATCCGGCTCGGCCTGATCCCTGACTCATCTCCCCTGCCGCTGCACCCGGGCTACCTTTGCGAGGATATCCGGCACCGCCGCTTCCATCATGCTCTGCACGTGTTCGTAGCGGAACGTCCGCTCTTCAAACGACCGCCCCTTAACGGCCTTGAGAAATCGTTTCTCGAAGTCCTCAAAGTATGAACCGTAGATGTGATAGCTGTCCGCCTGATGGACGTAGCGACCCAGTTTCACACTATGACCTGAAATCTCAGCGATCCGGGCCGCAATCCTTTCCTGGAGCTTGACCAGCGCGAACATATTCATAAAGGCCGCTTTATAGGCATCGTTCGACCGGAATCTTACGTTCGTATTCAGGTGCCAGCTGTCATCCTCCCCTTCCAGCAGACGGCACCAGATGCTCTGGAGACAGGCCGGGTCATAGCAGGATGTATCCTCCCACACCTTCCAGGTAACCGCCTGTGCCCGCCTGGAATAGGGCACCGCGGCCAGCTTGGAAGCCAGTATCTCAATCTGGTCATAGGTCTCATCCATCCGGGGGACGGTATACTCGAATAGCCGCTGGTGATAGGTGTATTCCCAGCGCGTGTCTTCGGGATCGTTCGGATCGCGGATAAAGTGGTCTTTGATCCCATCCAGCACTTCCATGACGTACTCCTGCAGGTCCAGGATGC
This genomic stretch from Candidatus Neomarinimicrobiota bacterium harbors:
- a CDS encoding DUF2279 domain-containing protein, whose product is MIIPLLLWASIGWSQSIESDESESPDQGIERESSPPSIADGTLWRKTSMVSKKRLYLFWGSIALSEPIGILRLKEMWYQSPTTSFHFHNIKKDFPRNRQMDKLGHLMTSYAASDFASKAYRWAGFSVKESVLYGSLTGWLWILQIELADGFFERWGFSWVDLCANTIGAGFSAIRQLYPNTFRGIQLKISYHQSIAFKEKLYNPLDQNMINDYEGMTFWLTFNLYDCAPQAIKSRFPSWLAPIGVAVGHSAKGIVADRLGGKREIFIGLNIDLRKINIGDSSNNRLLNFLKSELDLIRLPLPAIRISGNDRWYGIYF
- a CDS encoding alpha/beta hydrolase family protein; translation: MMRSVQLIAYLLPLLLIFSCSLQFSTEELAFQSGRFRVVGDLRLPPGPGPHPVVVFVHGDGPNNRTSGVTYPPIMDRMLAVGYAAFAWDKPGTGESSGKIDRSRLLEQRAQIVLDAVEFLKERPDIDTQRIGLWGISQAGYVMPRVLERSEDIAFMIAVSCPGEPGAEQGAYLFAAQALCAGASEEEATQIEYLLAEIERADDYETYVRYKEQLAGYPFLEGLGLNLLVATEEQWHHPNFEGDYFWDPMTVIERTTIPVLAFFGGKDTQADPIQGARAYRAALERAGNPHYRVELIPRVDHNLIISETGSLREREQRSRRGWQNYAPVYLDILEEWLRELHEQTP
- a CDS encoding thymidylate synthase, with the translated sequence MKGHIPVLHVEGEGLAKAWEQSLLAVYQHGCEIKTEYDQPGDPPSKDCTMTIVVNDPLAEPMIHKDLPGGILDLQEYVMEVLDGIKDHFIRDPNDPEDTRWEYTYHQRLFEYTVPRMDETYDQIEILASKLAAVPYSRRAQAVTWKVWEDTSCYDPACLQSIWCRLLEGEDDSWHLNTNVRFRSNDAYKAAFMNMFALVKLQERIAARIAEISGHSVKLGRYVHQADSYHIYGSYFEDFEKRFLKAVKGRSFEERTFRYEHVQSMMEAAVPDILAKVARVQRQGR